In Cytophagia bacterium CHB2, a single genomic region encodes these proteins:
- a CDS encoding LysM peptidoglycan-binding domain-containing protein: MLKIGIIIAVMWLGAWFDAPRAQQNDAANTFPVPEVIRDNVEFWKKIYAVYPTNKVLIHDINNLAIIYEIVDLDNSQGEYAYRNEWRKVDAIKDEYKAILNAHADRKLDLSNPSTRAQRVLEIYGANADPEQLRKAAGAIRGQLGLKDRFHIGIQRSGMYLEYIQKIFAEHGLPAELALLPHVESSFNYKAYSKVGAAGLWQFTRYTGRLFMKIDYDIDERLDPLRATHAAAKLLKLNHSELGAWPLAVTAYNHGLNGMKRAKAQFGTDFGKIYTSYQSRSFGFASRNFYAEFLAAVDVVKNSDIYFGPIEYHSPAEFVEVELDRFVTVKEILKTYDVNHSEFSELNSALRPPVLNSQRRIPKGYVLRLPNRIGGDAAALAAKIDPQATFNEQVESEWYRVQSGDNLYAIARRFNTTPQVLAENNNLNLRSKLPIGLVLKIPESKARPATRATAPVVASAEPAPAIVAKIVKPESKPVEIEKTTPPLPEPAVVAAVAEEQAVTEVPAISEPSVSNGASDNASEDEALLRNRIDTRIELTPDAITESFPLAAKDITREERESIVTYNLQPQPVEVAATTFPDAIAASMTRPSALSRLRHSGDSLWIKVEPEETLGHYATWLEVPTQKLRAANGLRYSEEIRIGQRIRLVYARVSATEFERRRNEYHRSIEEDFFSTYKVDSVLTHRLKRGETIWKICNETYQVPLWLVAMYNPDFDLYNLNLNDDLKIPVVVSINPAATPPIQEQ, encoded by the coding sequence ATGCTGAAGATAGGAATCATCATCGCTGTGATGTGGTTAGGAGCCTGGTTTGATGCCCCGCGGGCGCAACAGAACGACGCGGCCAATACGTTCCCGGTGCCCGAAGTCATCCGGGACAACGTGGAGTTCTGGAAGAAGATTTATGCGGTTTATCCCACCAACAAGGTGTTGATTCACGACATCAACAACCTTGCCATCATTTATGAAATCGTTGATCTTGACAACAGCCAGGGCGAATATGCCTACCGCAACGAATGGCGCAAGGTCGACGCGATCAAAGACGAATACAAGGCGATTTTGAATGCGCACGCCGATCGCAAGCTTGATTTATCGAATCCGAGCACGCGCGCGCAGCGCGTTCTGGAAATATACGGCGCCAATGCGGACCCCGAGCAATTGCGCAAAGCCGCGGGCGCGATTCGCGGCCAGCTCGGCCTGAAGGATCGCTTTCACATTGGCATTCAGCGTTCCGGCATGTATTTGGAATACATTCAGAAAATTTTTGCCGAACACGGTCTGCCCGCCGAGTTGGCGCTGTTGCCGCACGTCGAGTCGTCTTTCAACTACAAGGCCTATTCCAAAGTCGGTGCGGCCGGGTTGTGGCAGTTTACCCGCTACACGGGCCGCTTGTTCATGAAAATCGATTACGACATTGATGAACGTCTCGATCCCCTGCGTGCTACTCACGCGGCTGCCAAGCTGCTAAAACTCAACCACAGTGAATTGGGCGCGTGGCCGTTGGCTGTCACTGCGTACAATCACGGTTTGAATGGCATGAAGCGCGCAAAAGCCCAGTTTGGCACGGATTTCGGGAAAATCTACACGAGTTATCAGAGCCGCAGCTTTGGTTTTGCCTCGCGCAATTTTTATGCAGAGTTCTTGGCGGCAGTTGATGTCGTTAAGAATTCCGATATCTATTTTGGTCCGATTGAGTATCACTCCCCGGCAGAATTTGTCGAGGTTGAGCTTGATCGCTTTGTCACGGTGAAAGAGATTCTTAAAACCTATGATGTCAATCATTCCGAATTTTCTGAATTGAATTCCGCGTTGCGACCGCCGGTTTTGAATTCGCAACGGCGCATTCCCAAAGGCTACGTTCTGCGGTTGCCCAATCGCATTGGTGGCGATGCCGCGGCCCTGGCAGCGAAGATCGATCCGCAAGCCACTTTTAATGAGCAAGTCGAATCCGAATGGTATCGCGTGCAGAGCGGCGACAATTTGTATGCAATCGCGCGGCGGTTCAACACGACGCCGCAAGTGCTGGCAGAGAATAACAACCTCAACTTGAGAAGCAAGCTGCCAATCGGCCTCGTGTTAAAAATTCCGGAGAGCAAAGCGCGACCGGCAACGCGCGCGACCGCGCCGGTTGTGGCCAGCGCCGAGCCAGCGCCGGCAATCGTTGCTAAGATTGTTAAACCCGAAAGCAAACCGGTTGAGATTGAAAAAACAACGCCTCCCCTCCCGGAGCCAGCGGTTGTTGCGGCTGTGGCGGAAGAACAAGCAGTCACTGAGGTTCCCGCTATCAGCGAGCCGAGTGTGTCAAACGGAGCTTCAGACAATGCCAGCGAGGATGAAGCGCTGCTCCGGAACAGAATTGACACGCGCATCGAGTTGACGCCGGACGCAATCACGGAGTCTTTTCCTCTCGCCGCCAAGGATATAACGCGCGAAGAACGCGAGTCCATTGTGACCTATAATCTCCAGCCGCAGCCGGTTGAAGTCGCCGCAACCACGTTTCCGGATGCGATTGCCGCCAGCATGACGCGGCCGTCAGCGTTGTCGCGCTTGCGCCACTCCGGCGATTCGCTTTGGATCAAAGTCGAGCCGGAAGAGACCCTGGGCCATTACGCCACCTGGCTTGAGGTTCCCACGCAAAAATTGCGCGCCGCCAACGGTTTACGTTACAGTGAAGAGATTCGCATCGGGCAACGCATTCGTCTGGTTTATGCGCGCGTTTCTGCCACGGAATTCGAACGCCGGCGCAACGAGTATCATCGCAGCATTGAAGAAGATTTCTTTTCGACTTATAAAGTTGACAGCGTATTGACGCATCGCCTCAAACGCGGAGAAACGATTTGGAAAATTTGCAACGAAACCTATCAAGTGCCGCTCTGGCTGGTGGCCATGTACAACCCGGATTTTGATCTCTATAATTTGAATTTGAACGACGATCTCAAAATACCGGTGGTGGTCAGCATCAATCCGGCTGCCACGCCGCCGATTCAGGAGCAGTAA
- a CDS encoding glycoside hydrolase family 3 protein, with product MITRTEKMTLSTNAQTWVEQAVATMSLEEKVGQMLIVDFAAIFTNREHENWQRITRLIREQHIGGFILAGGSLYSIALLTNELQGLSKWPLLVNADMETGATFFQPWQRARGRAPDLPAFLPGGGTAFPSLMAIGATRSHEFAYEIGRLTALEARAIGIHWTNAPVLDINNNPRNPIINTRSFGEDPELVARLGAAFVAGTQASRVLATMKHFPGHGDTDSDTHIELPVLNLKAERLHAVELLPFKAAIKAGARAVMTAHIAFPQFDASGRPATLSRKVVSKLLRQELAFDGIVATDAFTMQGIADHFDPAEAAIIAAQAGVDALLIPVDTPRTHRRLVQAVRSGELPLQAVDTAARRLLTMKAGLGLHELRTVDINRIADLINTPAAQQFAQNVAGAAITLLEDDGAILPLPNDRPLKIVAGIISNSAAGNEGEHLAEQLTARTHDVASYLLSAGMSEALLAQALVQCREADVVMFELHLTVGAWKGALRLPPQALQFLQAAREAHKPLIAISFGDPYMFEYLPPMSVSLCAYGGGRLMERAAALALLGDTAIQGKLPVTIPGRFAFGHGLQRA from the coding sequence ATGATAACTCGTACAGAAAAAATGACTCTTTCAACCAATGCCCAAACGTGGGTCGAACAAGCGGTTGCGACAATGAGTTTAGAAGAGAAGGTCGGCCAGATGTTGATCGTCGACTTTGCGGCAATTTTTACGAATCGCGAGCATGAAAACTGGCAACGCATCACCCGCTTGATTCGCGAGCAGCATATTGGCGGTTTTATTCTCGCCGGCGGCAGTTTGTACAGCATTGCGCTGCTGACGAACGAGTTGCAAGGCCTTTCCAAGTGGCCGCTGTTGGTGAATGCCGATATGGAAACCGGCGCGACATTCTTTCAGCCCTGGCAGCGCGCCCGCGGGCGCGCACCCGATTTGCCGGCATTTCTGCCCGGCGGCGGCACCGCTTTTCCGTCTTTGATGGCGATTGGCGCCACACGCAGCCACGAGTTTGCTTACGAGATCGGACGCCTTACCGCGCTCGAAGCGCGCGCGATCGGCATTCATTGGACGAACGCCCCGGTGCTCGACATCAACAACAATCCCCGCAATCCCATCATCAACACACGCTCGTTTGGTGAAGACCCGGAGTTAGTCGCGCGCCTGGGCGCGGCGTTCGTCGCCGGCACACAAGCTAGTAGAGTGTTGGCGACGATGAAGCATTTTCCCGGCCACGGCGATACCGACTCGGATACGCATATCGAACTGCCGGTGTTGAATCTCAAAGCCGAGCGATTGCACGCGGTAGAATTGCTGCCATTCAAGGCCGCAATCAAAGCAGGCGCTCGGGCCGTTATGACGGCGCATATCGCCTTTCCCCAGTTCGATGCCTCTGGCCGGCCGGCAACGCTGTCGCGCAAAGTCGTTTCCAAGCTCTTACGCCAGGAGTTGGCATTCGACGGCATCGTTGCGACGGATGCGTTCACCATGCAGGGAATTGCGGATCATTTCGACCCCGCGGAAGCTGCCATCATTGCAGCGCAAGCAGGCGTCGACGCATTGTTGATTCCGGTGGATACGCCAAGAACACACCGCCGGCTGGTGCAGGCCGTGCGCAGCGGCGAGTTACCGCTGCAAGCCGTCGATACCGCAGCGCGCCGCCTGCTGACCATGAAAGCCGGGCTTGGCCTGCATGAACTTCGCACCGTCGATATAAATCGCATTGCAGATCTTATCAATACTCCCGCGGCCCAACAATTCGCACAAAACGTTGCTGGTGCAGCGATAACTTTGCTTGAGGATGATGGGGCGATTCTGCCGCTCCCGAATGATCGCCCGCTCAAAATCGTGGCTGGCATCATTTCAAATTCTGCTGCCGGCAACGAGGGCGAGCATTTAGCCGAACAGCTTACAGCCCGCACACATGACGTTGCATCTTATCTTTTGAGCGCCGGAATGAGTGAGGCTTTGCTCGCCCAAGCCCTTGTTCAATGCCGCGAGGCGGATGTGGTGATGTTTGAACTGCATTTGACAGTGGGCGCGTGGAAAGGCGCTCTGCGCCTGCCGCCGCAAGCATTGCAGTTTTTGCAGGCCGCCCGCGAGGCACACAAGCCCCTCATCGCCATTTCGTTTGGCGATCCGTACATGTTCGAGTATCTTCCGCCCATGTCCGTAAGCCTGTGCGCATACGGTGGCGGTAGATTGATGGAACGCGCCGCGGCGCTCGCATTGCTCGGAGATACCGCAATCCAGGGAAAACTGCCCGTGACCATTCCCGGGAGGTTTGCATTTGGGCACGGCTTGCAACGAGCGTAA